Proteins encoded in a region of the Sceloporus undulatus isolate JIND9_A2432 ecotype Alabama chromosome 11, SceUnd_v1.1, whole genome shotgun sequence genome:
- the YWHAE gene encoding 14-3-3 protein epsilon isoform X1 gives MDDREDLVYQAKLAEQAERYDEMVESMKKVAGMDVELTVEERNLLSVAYKNVIGARRASWRIISSIEQKEENKGGEDKLKMIREYRQMVETELKLICCDILDVLDKHLIPAANTGESKVFYYKMKGDYHRYLAEFATGNDRKEAAENSLVAYKAASDIAMTELPPTHPIRLGLALNFSVFYYEILNSPDRACRLAKAAFDDAIAELDTLSEESYKDSTLIMQLLRDNLTLWTSDMQGDGEEQSKEALQDVEDENQ, from the exons ATGGACGACCGCGAGGACCTCGTCTACCAGGCCAAGCTGGCCGAGCAGGCCGAGCGCTACGACG AAATGGTGGAGTCGATGAAGAAGGTGGCCGGGATGGACGTGGAGCTGACGGTGGAGGAGAGGAACCTGCTGTCGGTGGCCTACAAGAACGTCATCGGGGCCCGGAGGGCCTCCTGGAGGATCATCAGCAGCATCgagcagaaggaggagaacaAGGGCGGGGAGGACAAGCTCAAGATGATCCGGGAGTATCGGCAAATG GTTGAGACGGAATTGAAACTAATCTGTTGTGACATTCTGGATGTACTGGACAAACACCTCATTCCAGCAGCCAACACGGGCGAGTCCAAGGTCTTCTATTACAAAAT GAAAGGGGACTACCACAGGTATCTTGCTGAGTTTGCCACAGGAAATGATAGAAAGGAAGCAGCTGAGAACAGCCTGGTGGCTTATAAAGCTGCTAGCGATATTGCAATGACAGAGCTTCCTCCAACGCATCCCATCCGCCTAGGACTTGCCCTCAACTTCTCTGTTTTCTACTATGAGATCCTTAATTCTCCTGACCGTGCCTGCAG gtTGGCAAAAGCAGCTTTTGATGATGCCATTGCAGAACTGGATACGCTGAGTGAAGAAAGCTATAAGGATTCTACGCTTATCATGCAGTTGTTACGTGATAATCTGACACTATGGACTTCAGACATGCAGGGTGATG GTGAAGAACAGAGTAAAGAAGCGCTGCAGGATGTGGAAGATGAAAACCAGTGA
- the MYO1C gene encoding unconventional myosin-Ic isoform X2: MESALTARDRVGVQDFVLLENFTSEAAFMENLRKRFKENLIYTYIGSVLVSMNPYKDLEIYSKQHMDRYRGVSFYEVSPHLYAIADNAYRSLRTERKDQCILISGESGAGKTEATKKVLQYYAVTCPASEQVETVKDRLLQSNPVLEAFGNAKTLRNDNSSRFGKYMDVQFDYKGAPIGGHILNYLLEKSRVVHQNHGERNFHIFYQLLEGGEEDLLRRLGLERNPQQYHFLVKGQCAKVSSINDKSDWKVVRRALSVINFTDNEVEDLLSIVASVLHLGNVQFVADEQGSAQVTTENQIKYLARLLGVESPLLREALTHKKIIAKGEELISPLNLEQAAYARDALAKAVYGRTFSWLVNKINRSLEYKETEFMGWRRSSSVLGLLDIYGFEVFQHNSFEQFCINYCNEKLQQLFIELTLKSEQDEYEAEGIAWEPVPYFNNKIICDLVEEKFRGIISILDEECLRPGDATDMTFLEKLEETIKNHPHFLTHKLADAKTRKTLGREEFRLLHYAGEVTYSVAGFLDKNNDLLFRNLKEAMCNSENPIITQCFDRTELTDKKRPETAVTQFKNSLAKLMEILMSKEPSYIRCIKPNDAKQAGRFDEVLIRHQVKYLGLMENLRVRRAGFAYRRKYEVFLQRYKSLCPETWPMWDGRPHDGVAVLLNHLGYKQEEYKMGRTKIFIRFPKTLFATEDALEVRKQSLATKLQASWRGFHQRKKFQRMKHSAITIQSWLRGTLGRQKAAKKKWAVQTIRRFIKGFIYRNHPRGPENEYFLDHIRYSFLMTLKRNLPRNVLDKSWPIPPPSLREASQLLRELCMQNMVWSYCKRISPEWKLQLEQKVVASEIFKGKKDNYPQSVPRLFLYTRLGSEEINAKVLQVLGSEALKYAVPVVKYDRKGYKARARQMLLTQNAVVLVEESKVKQRIDYANLTGISVSSLSDSLFVLHVLRQDNKQKGDVVLQSDFVIETLTKIAISADKVNSVNINQGSITFTAGQGKEGIIDFTSGSQLLIAKAKNGHLAVVAPRLNSR; this comes from the exons ATGGAGAGTGCCCTGACAGCCCGGGACCGGGTGGGCGTCCAGGACTTCGTCCTCCTGGAGAACTTCACCAGCGAGGCGGCGTTCATGGAGAACCTGCGCAAGCGCTTCAAGGAGAACCTGATCTAT ACTTACATTGGTTCCGTTCTGGTCTCAATGAACCCCTACAAGGACCTAGAAATCTACAGCAAGCAGCACATGGACCGCTACCGAGGAGTCAGCTTCTATGAGGTCTCTCCTCACCT CTATGCCATTGCAGACAACGCATACCGCTCGCTGCGCACGGAGCGAAAGGACCAGTGCATCCTCATCTCCGGGGAGAGTGGGGCTGGCAAGACCGAGGCTACCAAGAAGGTCCTACAGTACTATGCCGTCACGTGTCCAGCCAGCGAGCAGGTGGAGACTGTGAAGGACCGGCTCCTGCAGTCCAACCCGGTCCTGGAG GCTTTTGGGAATGCAAAGACCCTGCGGAACGACAATTCCAGCCGCTTTGGGAAGTACATGGACGTCCAGTTCGATTACAAG GGGGCACCCATCGGAGGGCACATCCTGAACTACCTCCTGGAGAAGTCGCGTGTGGTCCACCAGAACCACGGAGAGAGGAACTTCCACATCTTCTACCAGCTGCTGGAGGGCGGGGAGGAAGACCTGCTCAGACGGCTGGGCTTGGAGAGGAACCCCCAGCAATACCACTTCCTTGTCAAG gGCCAGTGTGCCAAGGTGAGCTCCATCAATGACAAGAGTGACTGGAAGGTGGTGCGCAGGGCCCTGTCGGTTATTAACTTCACAGATAACGAAGTGGAG GACCTGCTGAGCATTGTGGCCAGTGTCCTCCATCTGGGGAACGTGCAGTTTGTAGCCGATGAGCAGGGCAGTGCCCAGGTGACCACAGAAAACCAGATCAAGTACCTGGCGCGG CTCCTGGGGGTGGAGAGTCCTTTGCTTCGGGAAGCTCTGACTCACAAGAAGATCATCGCAAAGGGAGAAGAG CTGATCAGCCCCCTCAACCTGGAGCAAGCGGCCTACGCACGGGACGCCTTGGCTAAAGCCGTCTATGGCCGCACGTTCTCCTGGCTGGTGAACAAGATCAACCGATCCCTCGAGTACAAG GAGACAGAGTTCATGGGGTGGAGAAGGAGCTCCTCCGTCTTGGGACTCTTGGACATCTATGGGTTtgaggtcttccagcacaacag TTTTGAACAGTTTTGCATCAACTATTGCAATGAGAAGCTGCAGCAGCTCTTCATTGAACTGACGCTGAAATCTGAGCAGGACGAGTACGAAGCTGAGGGCATTGCG TGGGAGCCAGTCCCCTACTTCAATAACAAAATAATCTGCGACTTAGTGGAAGAGAAATTCAGAGGCATCATTTCGATTTTG GACGAGGAGTGTCTGAGACCTGGAGATGCCACGGACATGACCTTCCTGGAGAAGCTGGAGGAGACCATCAAGAACCACCCCCACTTCCTCAC GCACAAGCTGGCTGATGCGAAGACCCGGAAGACCTTGGGCCGGGAAGAGTTCCGCCTGCTGCACTACGCCGGGGAGGTCACCTACAGCGTGGCAG GTTTCTTGGACAAGAACAATGACCTCCTCTTCCGGAACCTCAAAGAA GCCATGTGCAACTCAGAGAACCCCATCATCACCCAGTGCTTTGACAGGACGGAGCTAACAGACAAAAAGCGGCCAGAGACG GCAGTGACTCAGTTTAAAAACAGCCTCGCAAAGCTGATGGAGATCCTGATGTCCAAGGAGCCATCCTACATCCGCTGCATCAAGCCAAATGATGCCAAGCAGGCGG GGCGCTTTGATGAAGTTTTGATCCGGCATCAAGTGAAGTACTTGGGGCTGATGGAGAACCTGAGAGTCCGCAGGGCTGGCTTTGCGTATCGGCGGAAATATGAAGTTTTCCTACAAAG GTACAAGTCACTGTGTCCCGAAACGTGGCCCATGTGGGACGGGAGGCCGCATGATGGCGTGGCTGTGCTCTTGAACCACCTTGGCTACAAGCAGGAGGAGTATAAGATGGGAAG GACAAAGATATTTATTCGTTTTCCCAAGACTCTGTTTGCCACAGAAGATGCCCTGGAGGTCCGGAAGCAGAGCCTGG CTACAAAGCTCCAGGCGTCCTGGAGAGGATTCCACCAGCGGAAGAAGTTCCAACGGATGAAGCATTcag ccATCACCATCCAGTCCTGGTTGCGGGGGACTCTGGGGCGCCAGAAggctgccaaaaagaagtgggCCGTGCAGACCATCCGGAG GTTCATCAAGGGCTTCATTTACCGGAATCACCCTCGTGGTCCTGAAAATGAGTACTTTCTGGACCACATCCGCTACTCCTTCCTCATGACCCTGAAGCGCAACCTCCCCAGGAACGTGCTGGACAAGTCTTGGCCGATCCCCCCGCCCTCCTTGCGAGAG GCTTCCCAGCTTCTGAGAGAGCTGTGCATGCAGAACATGGTCTGGAGTTACTGCAAGAGGATCAGCCCAGAGTGGAAGCTGCAG CTGGAGCAGAAAGTAGTGGCCAGTGAGATCTTCAAGGGCAAGAAGGACAACTACCCGCAGAGCGTGCCCCGGCTCTTCCTCTACACTCGCCTGG GTAGTGAAGAGATTAATGCCAAAGTCCTTCAGGTGCTGGGAAGCGAAGCGCTGAAG TATGCAGTGCCGGTGGTCAAGTACGACCGGAAGGGCTACAAGGCCAGGGCTCGGCAGATGCTGCTCACCCAGAATGCGGTTGTGCTGGTGGAAGAGTCCAAAGTCAAGCAGCGCATTGATTATGCCAACCTGACAG GCATCTCCGTGAGCAGCCTGAGTGACAGCCTCTTTGTGCTCCATGTCCTTCGGCAGGATAATAAGCAGAAG GGGGACGTAGTGCTGCAGAGTGATTTTGTCATTGAGACTCTGACTAAAATTGCCATCAGTGCCGACAAAGTGAACAGTGTGAATATCAACCAAGGCAG CATAACGTTCACCGCTGGGCAAGGCAAAGAGGGCATCATCGACTTTACATCAGGATCGCAACTGCTGATAGCCAAAGCCAAGAATGGCCATCTTGCAGTG gTGGCTCCCCGGCTGAATTCACGATGA
- the MYO1C gene encoding unconventional myosin-Ic isoform X1, with amino-acid sequence MRFRAVAVGSEGVRLEMESALTARDRVGVQDFVLLENFTSEAAFMENLRKRFKENLIYTYIGSVLVSMNPYKDLEIYSKQHMDRYRGVSFYEVSPHLYAIADNAYRSLRTERKDQCILISGESGAGKTEATKKVLQYYAVTCPASEQVETVKDRLLQSNPVLEAFGNAKTLRNDNSSRFGKYMDVQFDYKGAPIGGHILNYLLEKSRVVHQNHGERNFHIFYQLLEGGEEDLLRRLGLERNPQQYHFLVKGQCAKVSSINDKSDWKVVRRALSVINFTDNEVEDLLSIVASVLHLGNVQFVADEQGSAQVTTENQIKYLARLLGVESPLLREALTHKKIIAKGEELISPLNLEQAAYARDALAKAVYGRTFSWLVNKINRSLEYKETEFMGWRRSSSVLGLLDIYGFEVFQHNSFEQFCINYCNEKLQQLFIELTLKSEQDEYEAEGIAWEPVPYFNNKIICDLVEEKFRGIISILDEECLRPGDATDMTFLEKLEETIKNHPHFLTHKLADAKTRKTLGREEFRLLHYAGEVTYSVAGFLDKNNDLLFRNLKEAMCNSENPIITQCFDRTELTDKKRPETAVTQFKNSLAKLMEILMSKEPSYIRCIKPNDAKQAGRFDEVLIRHQVKYLGLMENLRVRRAGFAYRRKYEVFLQRYKSLCPETWPMWDGRPHDGVAVLLNHLGYKQEEYKMGRTKIFIRFPKTLFATEDALEVRKQSLATKLQASWRGFHQRKKFQRMKHSAITIQSWLRGTLGRQKAAKKKWAVQTIRRFIKGFIYRNHPRGPENEYFLDHIRYSFLMTLKRNLPRNVLDKSWPIPPPSLREASQLLRELCMQNMVWSYCKRISPEWKLQLEQKVVASEIFKGKKDNYPQSVPRLFLYTRLGSEEINAKVLQVLGSEALKYAVPVVKYDRKGYKARARQMLLTQNAVVLVEESKVKQRIDYANLTGISVSSLSDSLFVLHVLRQDNKQKGDVVLQSDFVIETLTKIAISADKVNSVNINQGSITFTAGQGKEGIIDFTSGSQLLIAKAKNGHLAVVAPRLNSR; translated from the exons ATGagattcagggctgtg GCGGTTGGCAGCGAGGGAGTCCGTCTCGAGATGGAGAGTGCCCTGACAGCCCGGGACCGGGTGGGCGTCCAGGACTTCGTCCTCCTGGAGAACTTCACCAGCGAGGCGGCGTTCATGGAGAACCTGCGCAAGCGCTTCAAGGAGAACCTGATCTAT ACTTACATTGGTTCCGTTCTGGTCTCAATGAACCCCTACAAGGACCTAGAAATCTACAGCAAGCAGCACATGGACCGCTACCGAGGAGTCAGCTTCTATGAGGTCTCTCCTCACCT CTATGCCATTGCAGACAACGCATACCGCTCGCTGCGCACGGAGCGAAAGGACCAGTGCATCCTCATCTCCGGGGAGAGTGGGGCTGGCAAGACCGAGGCTACCAAGAAGGTCCTACAGTACTATGCCGTCACGTGTCCAGCCAGCGAGCAGGTGGAGACTGTGAAGGACCGGCTCCTGCAGTCCAACCCGGTCCTGGAG GCTTTTGGGAATGCAAAGACCCTGCGGAACGACAATTCCAGCCGCTTTGGGAAGTACATGGACGTCCAGTTCGATTACAAG GGGGCACCCATCGGAGGGCACATCCTGAACTACCTCCTGGAGAAGTCGCGTGTGGTCCACCAGAACCACGGAGAGAGGAACTTCCACATCTTCTACCAGCTGCTGGAGGGCGGGGAGGAAGACCTGCTCAGACGGCTGGGCTTGGAGAGGAACCCCCAGCAATACCACTTCCTTGTCAAG gGCCAGTGTGCCAAGGTGAGCTCCATCAATGACAAGAGTGACTGGAAGGTGGTGCGCAGGGCCCTGTCGGTTATTAACTTCACAGATAACGAAGTGGAG GACCTGCTGAGCATTGTGGCCAGTGTCCTCCATCTGGGGAACGTGCAGTTTGTAGCCGATGAGCAGGGCAGTGCCCAGGTGACCACAGAAAACCAGATCAAGTACCTGGCGCGG CTCCTGGGGGTGGAGAGTCCTTTGCTTCGGGAAGCTCTGACTCACAAGAAGATCATCGCAAAGGGAGAAGAG CTGATCAGCCCCCTCAACCTGGAGCAAGCGGCCTACGCACGGGACGCCTTGGCTAAAGCCGTCTATGGCCGCACGTTCTCCTGGCTGGTGAACAAGATCAACCGATCCCTCGAGTACAAG GAGACAGAGTTCATGGGGTGGAGAAGGAGCTCCTCCGTCTTGGGACTCTTGGACATCTATGGGTTtgaggtcttccagcacaacag TTTTGAACAGTTTTGCATCAACTATTGCAATGAGAAGCTGCAGCAGCTCTTCATTGAACTGACGCTGAAATCTGAGCAGGACGAGTACGAAGCTGAGGGCATTGCG TGGGAGCCAGTCCCCTACTTCAATAACAAAATAATCTGCGACTTAGTGGAAGAGAAATTCAGAGGCATCATTTCGATTTTG GACGAGGAGTGTCTGAGACCTGGAGATGCCACGGACATGACCTTCCTGGAGAAGCTGGAGGAGACCATCAAGAACCACCCCCACTTCCTCAC GCACAAGCTGGCTGATGCGAAGACCCGGAAGACCTTGGGCCGGGAAGAGTTCCGCCTGCTGCACTACGCCGGGGAGGTCACCTACAGCGTGGCAG GTTTCTTGGACAAGAACAATGACCTCCTCTTCCGGAACCTCAAAGAA GCCATGTGCAACTCAGAGAACCCCATCATCACCCAGTGCTTTGACAGGACGGAGCTAACAGACAAAAAGCGGCCAGAGACG GCAGTGACTCAGTTTAAAAACAGCCTCGCAAAGCTGATGGAGATCCTGATGTCCAAGGAGCCATCCTACATCCGCTGCATCAAGCCAAATGATGCCAAGCAGGCGG GGCGCTTTGATGAAGTTTTGATCCGGCATCAAGTGAAGTACTTGGGGCTGATGGAGAACCTGAGAGTCCGCAGGGCTGGCTTTGCGTATCGGCGGAAATATGAAGTTTTCCTACAAAG GTACAAGTCACTGTGTCCCGAAACGTGGCCCATGTGGGACGGGAGGCCGCATGATGGCGTGGCTGTGCTCTTGAACCACCTTGGCTACAAGCAGGAGGAGTATAAGATGGGAAG GACAAAGATATTTATTCGTTTTCCCAAGACTCTGTTTGCCACAGAAGATGCCCTGGAGGTCCGGAAGCAGAGCCTGG CTACAAAGCTCCAGGCGTCCTGGAGAGGATTCCACCAGCGGAAGAAGTTCCAACGGATGAAGCATTcag ccATCACCATCCAGTCCTGGTTGCGGGGGACTCTGGGGCGCCAGAAggctgccaaaaagaagtgggCCGTGCAGACCATCCGGAG GTTCATCAAGGGCTTCATTTACCGGAATCACCCTCGTGGTCCTGAAAATGAGTACTTTCTGGACCACATCCGCTACTCCTTCCTCATGACCCTGAAGCGCAACCTCCCCAGGAACGTGCTGGACAAGTCTTGGCCGATCCCCCCGCCCTCCTTGCGAGAG GCTTCCCAGCTTCTGAGAGAGCTGTGCATGCAGAACATGGTCTGGAGTTACTGCAAGAGGATCAGCCCAGAGTGGAAGCTGCAG CTGGAGCAGAAAGTAGTGGCCAGTGAGATCTTCAAGGGCAAGAAGGACAACTACCCGCAGAGCGTGCCCCGGCTCTTCCTCTACACTCGCCTGG GTAGTGAAGAGATTAATGCCAAAGTCCTTCAGGTGCTGGGAAGCGAAGCGCTGAAG TATGCAGTGCCGGTGGTCAAGTACGACCGGAAGGGCTACAAGGCCAGGGCTCGGCAGATGCTGCTCACCCAGAATGCGGTTGTGCTGGTGGAAGAGTCCAAAGTCAAGCAGCGCATTGATTATGCCAACCTGACAG GCATCTCCGTGAGCAGCCTGAGTGACAGCCTCTTTGTGCTCCATGTCCTTCGGCAGGATAATAAGCAGAAG GGGGACGTAGTGCTGCAGAGTGATTTTGTCATTGAGACTCTGACTAAAATTGCCATCAGTGCCGACAAAGTGAACAGTGTGAATATCAACCAAGGCAG CATAACGTTCACCGCTGGGCAAGGCAAAGAGGGCATCATCGACTTTACATCAGGATCGCAACTGCTGATAGCCAAAGCCAAGAATGGCCATCTTGCAGTG gTGGCTCCCCGGCTGAATTCACGATGA
- the YWHAE gene encoding 14-3-3 protein epsilon isoform X2, giving the protein MDDREDLVYQAKLAEQAERYDEMVESMKKVAGMDVELTVEERNLLSVAYKNVIGARRASWRIISSIEQKEENKGGEDKLKMIREYRQMVETELKLICCDILDVLDKHLIPAANTGESKVFYYKMKGDYHRYLAEFATGNDRKEAAENSLVAYKAASDIAMTELPPTHPIRLGLALNFSVFYYEILNSPDRACRLAKAAFDDAIAELDTLSEESYKDSTLIMQLLRDNLTLWTSDMQGDDS; this is encoded by the exons ATGGACGACCGCGAGGACCTCGTCTACCAGGCCAAGCTGGCCGAGCAGGCCGAGCGCTACGACG AAATGGTGGAGTCGATGAAGAAGGTGGCCGGGATGGACGTGGAGCTGACGGTGGAGGAGAGGAACCTGCTGTCGGTGGCCTACAAGAACGTCATCGGGGCCCGGAGGGCCTCCTGGAGGATCATCAGCAGCATCgagcagaaggaggagaacaAGGGCGGGGAGGACAAGCTCAAGATGATCCGGGAGTATCGGCAAATG GTTGAGACGGAATTGAAACTAATCTGTTGTGACATTCTGGATGTACTGGACAAACACCTCATTCCAGCAGCCAACACGGGCGAGTCCAAGGTCTTCTATTACAAAAT GAAAGGGGACTACCACAGGTATCTTGCTGAGTTTGCCACAGGAAATGATAGAAAGGAAGCAGCTGAGAACAGCCTGGTGGCTTATAAAGCTGCTAGCGATATTGCAATGACAGAGCTTCCTCCAACGCATCCCATCCGCCTAGGACTTGCCCTCAACTTCTCTGTTTTCTACTATGAGATCCTTAATTCTCCTGACCGTGCCTGCAG gtTGGCAAAAGCAGCTTTTGATGATGCCATTGCAGAACTGGATACGCTGAGTGAAGAAAGCTATAAGGATTCTACGCTTATCATGCAGTTGTTACGTGATAATCTGACACTATGGACTTCAGACATGCAGGGTGATG ATTCTTAA
- the CRK gene encoding adapter molecule crk: MAGHFDAEDQSRWYWGRLSRAEAVGLLQGQRHGTFLVRDSGTIPGDFVLSVSESSRVSHYIVNSQGAAAPGAGGGEAAGAPGLTPSRFRIGDQEFDSLPALLEFYKIHYLDTTTLIEPVSKSKHHGEAQPRPEEAEYVRALFDFNGNDDEDLPFKKGDVLRIWEKPEEQWWNAEDAEGKRGMIPVPYVEKYRPAAATATAAIVPAPVGGSQDRVAPQPPAGLEPGPYAQPSINTPLPNLQNGPIFARVIQKRVPNAYDKTALALEVGELVKVTKINMSGQWEGECGSRRGHFPFTHVRLLDQHNPEEDFS, from the exons ATGGCGGGGCACTTCGACGCGGAGGACCAGTCGCGGTGGTACTGGGGGCGGCTGAGCCGGGCGGAGGCGGTGGGGCTGCTGCAAGGGCAGCGCCACGGCACCTTCCTGGTCCGGGACTCAGGCACCATCCCCGGCGACTTCGTCCTCTCCGTCTCCGAGAGCTCCCGCGTCTCCCACTACATCGTCAACAGCCAAGGGGCGGCAGCCcccggagccggaggaggagagGCCGCGGGGGCCCCGG gGTTGACTCCTTCCAGGTTCCGAATCGGCGACCAAGAGTTCGACTCGCTGCCGGCGCTGCTGGAGTTCTACAAGATACACTACTTGGACACTACCACCTTGATAGAGCCTGTCTCCAAATCCAAGCACCACGGCGAGGCCCAGCCGAGGCCGGAGGAGGCGGAGTACGTGCGCGCCCTCTTTGACTTTAATGGCAACGACGACGAAGACCTGCCCTTTAAAAAAGGAGACGTGCTGAGGATCTGGGAGAAGCCGGAAGAGCAGTGGTGGAACGCGGAGGACGCCGAGGGCAAGCGAGGGATGATCCCTGTGCCGTACGTTGAGAAGTACAGGCctgccgccgccactgccacAGCCGCCATTGTGCCGGCTCCCGTCGGCGGAAGCCAGGACCGTGTGGCCCCGCAGCCGCCGGCAGGGCTGGAGCCTGGGCCCTATGCGCAGCCCAGCATCAACACTCCACTTCCTAACCTCCAGAACGGCCCGATTTTTGCCAGAGTCATCCAGAAGCGGGTCCCTAACGCCTACGACAAGACGGCCTTAGCATTGGAG GTTGGCGAGCTGGTCAAGGTCACCAAGATTAACATGAGTGGCCAGTGGGAAGGCGAGTGTGGCAGCAGGCGGGGGCACTTCCCCTTCACGCACGTCCGGCTGCTGGACCAACACAATCCGGAGGAAGACTTCAGTTGA